A segment of the Solanum lycopersicum chromosome 9, SLM_r2.1 genome:
AAAGCAGtagtatttgaagttgaagtCATGTTTCAACAAGCATTTCACTTGAaacaaagttcaaaattttacgATTTGGACttcacaaattattttttcaaatttgagatACTCATCTTCAAAAACTAACCAAAAATCATTTTCTCACTATCAATAAAATGCTAGGCAACATTTGCATCTAAAAAGTTTTCTCCTTTATACCACCCTTTACTTTCAAGCTCAAAGCAACAAAATTACTtccaaattcaataaataagcATAAAATTAAGTGAAGAAAGAACCTAAAGGATGAGTGATTGCAGTTGCAGCAGCAACAGACATTCCACTTGTACCAAAATGGGACACAGCCTCTGAGGCTGAAACACCCCATTTTCGTCTCTCCCTCACCTCCATGGATCCTGAGGAAAATAAGAACCCAAATcagaattcataaaaataaaaaataaaaatttcccCATACAACAAACTATGCTTATtctgaaccaaaaaaaaataaaaatcaaattttgatggATAACCCAACATATTAAATGGGTATATAGAAATGGGGTTCAATCACAAACCTGAAGGGAGAGTTTTCCCGGTAGCCGGCGTCGATTCGCCGGCCATTCTTGATTATCCGGTAATGTGTCTGCTGcgtttctgtttttttttttttttggttatgattgaattgaatAACTGAATCTGGTAATGGTGCCCTTTCCCAAAAAACTCTGCCCTTTTGTATCTTAttactcattatttttattttattttccaccTATGTTTAATATATTCGACTATTTTAAATTCAcgtaaagataattttttacctAAATTATAATTGAACCACGTGgtcaaatattttgatttactGTTTATTCATGCTGAAAGAAAAGAATGGCTTGTTGATGTACTTTGAAATACTTGGGGCACGCCATCCATTGACGaaacttaattaaattcatCATTTGAGCCATActatatatactagtaatatatATGATGGCTAagtataaattttgtgatacaATATTTTTCAGCATGACTAAAAGAGTTTTCAAACTGTTCAATTcgttgtaaaaaaaaaatttgagttgGTTGAATTGAGATGGGGTAAATCATTTAGCTCCTCTTAACTGTACTTCAAAACACAATTTGATGCTTTTACATACTCAGTTTGTAACTCAAATTGAAACattgaaaaaatagataaaCAAAAGCAGTCCCACTACATATGTTCAAGTGAAAAAACATGGATGTTTGTTTCAGATTGTGACAACCAAAAGACAAGCATTCACATAGAGTCAGGATGCTTCCTGAAGTAGAAGAAATAGAACTCCAATGCATACATATTCCAGCTCTGTTGCACACCCTTAAGCTAAAAAAACAAGTCATagatcaatataatttcatgcaGCGGCCAATCCCAATATGGAGCATAATCCATAGTGATGAACACATTGTGAACTGTTAAGTATACATGCTATGTTCTACATCATCCTTAACACAACAATGGCCCTAATACACATGAATAAACATCAGAATGCATGAAATAAATCAACAACATCAAGTTTCTCCTTTAtgttacaaataataaatataagaaacaaCACAAGAGGTGTCAAGATTCAGGTATTACGTTTCTCCCCTTGTACAGGAAGAAAATGGGGAATACTGTAATATTTATAATCCAGAGCCCATCAGAGAAGACATGTATAGTTGACCTTATCTTTGCCCTCAGCACCTCTTAGAAATGCAAGTTCCTTGTCGATGAATTAGGCCTAAAGTTCATCAGTTTCAAAAGCATAACTTTACAAGCCATGGAAGATATTTGAGGGATGCAGATAGCAGAAGTTCAGCGACGAGGTGCAGAAGGTTCCCTAAGGGAATAGCGAGATGAGACTAAAGTTGGGTACCTAGGCTCATCCCCAACATGGTGATATTTCAAGCCGTAGTCTGGTGGTAATTGAGGAGCATATGGTGGATATGCTCTTTCATTTTCACTGTTTAATCTCCACGTTGGTGGATATGCTCTTTCACTTTCAGTGTGGAATCTCACCGTTGGTGGATATGCTCTTTCAGGTTCACTGCTGAATCTCCCCGTTGGTGAATATGCTCTTCTATTTTCACTGTTGAATCTCTCCGTCGGTGGATATGCTCTTTCATTTTCACTGTTGAATCTCCCCGTTGGTAGATTTGCTCTTTCATTTTCAGTGTGGGATCTCCCCGTTGGTGGGTAAGCTCTTTCATTTTCAGTGTTGAATCTCTCCGTTGGTAGATATGCTCTTTCATTCTCAGTTTGGAATCTCCCTATTGGTGGGTATGCTCTTTCATTTTCAGTGTGGAATCTTCCCGTTGGTGGATATGCTCTTCCGTTTTCAGCGTGGAATCTTTCCATTGGTGGATATGCTCCTTCATTTTCAGTGTGAAATTTTCCCTTATGGCCTTTGATGCCAATTGCAGAATAGGGGTCACTTACAAAAGACTCCCTGCCTGTCGAAGAGTATGACACTACAGGTGTTACCACTGTCCGAGACAGAGAGAGATATCGGTTTACAAGTGAGGTAGTACTCTCGTCATGATAAGGACCATATTTATCCTTAACATGATTTCGTAAACCATGATTGGTATGTGTGGCTGAAAGTCCTGTAGCACCACTTTCCACAGCAGGAGCAACAGTAGCAGGTATTTCACTGCGAAACTTGAGGCCATAAGTTCGATACTCCCTTTCGCTTGGAAACAAAGGTTCAGTAACTACAGTTTCTTTTCGTGCTAAAGTCGCATCACTAGTAATCCCAGTGGGATTTGTTCGGAGATTTTTCCTTCCTTGTTCAGATTCATGATAATCCAATGTGCGGTCAACTACTGCAGAAGCAAAGGCCTGCAGATGCTTTGCTGATTGAAGACCATAGCTTCTATATTCTTTCTCAGTGAGGAAACGAGGTTCACTGTCAACCTCTCTAGGCATGATAAGGCGGCCTGCATGCTGCTGCCTTTCCCTTTCATGACCATATGATGAAAAATTCTCACCTGATTTGTTCCTTCCGTATTGCAATCCAACATGCTCCCTGGAAAGTTCCTTGCTAGGTAAAGGTG
Coding sequences within it:
- the LOC101262857 gene encoding uncharacterized protein — encoded protein: MAKKNKRRRNNAAASSSGRVPQDNKTPKVLKAKGMLAKKFNLNSAQMKEAEATPQSQSRNMEKNIQDVNQGDNVEATPRSQSRNKGKNIKNGNPGKNVEATPRSLSRNKEKNVNDGNQGKNVEATPPSQSRNKEKNIKHANQGNNFDKKDASKSLNIKSGNKGKGSASEMRVDVEDGKAEKGIGGVIFMCNAKTKDDCFKYHVMGVSAMKKDIILGIKPGVKLYLFDVDLKLMYGIYEASSAGGMKLEPAAFGGDFPAQVRFRIFKDCLPLTENLFKRAIQENYDERTHKFKTELTFKQVGQLKKLFTPAPWLHPTFKHSVSYPVSLPPSASPLPSKELSREHVGLQYGRNKSGENFSSYGHERERQQHAGRLIMPREVDSEPRFLTEKEYRSYGLQSAKHLQAFASAVVDRTLDYHESEQGRKNLRTNPTGITSDATLARKETVVTEPLFPSEREYRTYGLKFRSEIPATVAPAVESGATGLSATHTNHGLRNHVKDKYGPYHDESTTSLVNRYLSLSRTVVTPVVSYSSTGRESFVSDPYSAIGIKGHKGKFHTENEGAYPPMERFHAENGRAYPPTGRFHTENERAYPPIGRFQTENERAYLPTERFNTENERAYPPTGRSHTENERANLPTGRFNSENERAYPPTERFNSENRRAYSPTGRFSSEPERAYPPTVRFHTESERAYPPTWRLNSENERAYPPYAPQLPPDYGLKYHHVGDEPRYPTLVSSRYSLREPSAPRR